A genomic stretch from Thermomicrobiales bacterium includes:
- a CDS encoding molybdopterin-dependent oxidoreductase — MATRAETKMVTGKINGQDVTVPAGTTILEAARMANIEVPNLCYQPLLRPWGSCRICTVEILGKRGGLIESCATPLGEGMEVLTHSEPVEDARQFILQMYLVDHALDCPTCDKSGECYLQDNTYLSNVNTNPYRRPKFAQPYTHFSETIDYKFDRCIMCNRCTRVCDEMIGVTAIESTNRSIEAAVSPAFGLELSDTLCTNCGMCIAVCPVGALTDRHFAHHPWDLDSTETICGFCDYGCTINVESNKGIVRRATNLWERGTNHGYVCEKGKWGHEIQQSPDRLRYPRINQRGTFGYEVTWDDALDSIAATLENYKGNQFAALITPDNTNEDAYLAQKFTRAVMGSNNVDRLLTPSQVAVERSVRASLGRDVGSTNNNQEMFTSVNAAMVVGPDIGKTAPVASYWLYHSIIFREAKVVVISQDEYPLCWRAKLWLKPNEGSTGTLLKGIARQIIDLKLAADGVGKKELARLSDSLADYDLDKVARSTGVSGDKIQAAAVLYATGGAGIEAKGETGYPSSVVFNTAAHIGAPYTSGKQDNASEITEICNDLALLTGNFGRPGGGVTTPRGAANYQGTTDMGVHPSFLPGGRAVADDAARAEFEAAWGVTLPEMQGYAIDEIAGAIEVGEVKALYLESTLAREAENSPELLAALPKLEFLIYAGGFDSPIARMADVVLPRALSLEVDGTFTSFDRTVQRVRSAVPAIGEARSTGAIVSGLAERMGYQMDWLPVASVMDEIGSFVPEYGGVNFARLERDGLNVPVSTYADPGASILVPGPDGLASLSPAFVSMAAD, encoded by the coding sequence ATGGCGACCCGAGCTGAAACCAAGATGGTCACGGGCAAGATCAACGGTCAGGACGTGACCGTTCCGGCCGGGACCACGATCCTCGAAGCCGCGCGCATGGCGAACATCGAGGTGCCGAACCTCTGTTACCAGCCGTTGCTGCGGCCGTGGGGATCTTGCCGTATTTGCACCGTCGAGATTCTCGGCAAGCGCGGCGGTCTCATCGAATCCTGCGCCACGCCACTTGGCGAAGGAATGGAAGTGCTCACCCATTCCGAGCCGGTGGAGGACGCGCGCCAGTTCATCCTGCAGATGTACCTGGTGGATCATGCGCTCGATTGCCCGACCTGCGACAAGTCGGGCGAGTGCTACCTACAGGACAACACCTACCTCAGCAACGTCAACACCAACCCATATCGTCGACCCAAATTCGCGCAGCCGTACACGCACTTCAGCGAAACGATCGATTACAAGTTCGATCGCTGCATCATGTGCAACCGCTGCACGCGCGTCTGCGACGAAATGATCGGCGTGACCGCGATCGAATCGACGAACCGCAGTATCGAGGCGGCGGTTAGCCCGGCATTTGGTCTCGAGCTTTCCGACACGCTTTGCACCAATTGCGGAATGTGCATCGCCGTCTGTCCGGTTGGGGCACTGACCGATCGGCACTTCGCGCACCATCCCTGGGACCTCGACAGCACAGAAACGATCTGCGGCTTCTGCGACTACGGTTGCACGATCAATGTCGAGTCGAACAAAGGCATCGTTCGCCGGGCAACCAACCTCTGGGAACGCGGCACGAATCATGGCTATGTTTGTGAAAAGGGCAAATGGGGCCATGAGATTCAGCAGTCGCCGGACCGGCTGCGCTACCCGCGCATCAATCAGCGCGGCACGTTCGGGTACGAAGTCACGTGGGACGATGCGCTCGATTCGATCGCGGCCACGCTCGAGAACTACAAGGGCAATCAGTTCGCGGCTCTGATCACTCCGGACAATACGAACGAAGACGCGTACCTGGCACAGAAGTTCACACGCGCGGTCATGGGATCGAACAACGTCGATCGCCTGTTGACCCCATCGCAGGTTGCGGTCGAGCGGTCGGTCCGCGCGTCACTGGGACGCGATGTCGGGAGCACCAACAACAACCAGGAAATGTTCACCTCGGTGAACGCCGCGATGGTCGTTGGTCCGGACATTGGCAAGACCGCTCCGGTGGCGTCGTACTGGCTCTACCACTCGATCATCTTCCGCGAGGCGAAGGTGGTCGTCATTTCGCAGGATGAGTATCCGCTCTGCTGGCGCGCCAAACTCTGGCTCAAGCCAAATGAGGGTTCGACCGGCACCCTGTTGAAGGGGATCGCTCGCCAGATCATCGATCTGAAGCTGGCGGCGGATGGTGTGGGCAAGAAGGAGTTGGCGCGGCTTTCCGACTCGCTTGCTGACTATGACCTGGACAAAGTTGCGCGATCGACCGGCGTGAGCGGCGACAAGATCCAGGCGGCCGCAGTGCTTTATGCCACTGGCGGAGCCGGGATCGAGGCGAAGGGCGAAACCGGCTATCCGTCGTCCGTCGTCTTCAACACCGCCGCGCACATCGGCGCGCCGTACACGAGCGGTAAGCAGGACAATGCTTCCGAGATCACCGAGATTTGCAACGATCTTGCATTGCTGACTGGCAATTTCGGTCGCCCGGGCGGCGGCGTGACCACCCCACGTGGCGCCGCCAACTACCAGGGCACGACCGATATGGGCGTGCACCCCTCGTTCCTCCCCGGTGGCCGCGCAGTTGCCGATGATGCAGCACGGGCCGAGTTCGAAGCAGCCTGGGGCGTGACACTGCCAGAGATGCAGGGCTATGCAATCGACGAGATCGCGGGCGCGATCGAAGTCGGCGAGGTCAAGGCGCTTTACCTCGAAAGCACACTGGCGCGCGAGGCCGAGAACAGCCCTGAATTGCTGGCCGCGCTTCCGAAACTCGAGTTCCTGATCTACGCTGGGGGTTTCGATTCGCCGATCGCCCGCATGGCCGATGTGGTTCTGCCGCGCGCGCTTTCGCTCGAGGTCGACGGCACCTTCACCAGTTTCGATCGCACGGTGCAGCGAGTGCGGTCCGCGGTTCCAGCGATTGGTGAAGCGCGATCGACGGGCGCCATCGTATCCGGTCTTGCCGAGCGCATGGGCTACCAGATGGATTGGCTGCCAGTTGCCAGCGTCATGGACGAGATCGGCTCGTTCGTTCCCGAATATGGCGGCGTCAACTTCGCTCGACTCGAGCGCGACGGCCTGAATGTTCCAGTGAGCACCTATGCCGATCCAGGCGCCTCGATTCTGGTGCCCGGTCCGGATGGACTTGCTTCCCTTTCGCCCGCGTTCGTCTCCATGGCGGCGGACTAG
- a CDS encoding NADH-quinone oxidoreductase subunit I: MFEEVKGFGVTLKRSVMPKLTIQYPDEKRDMAPRFRGIPSLRADPDTGEALCVACGLCARICPTSCLEMNVIPSEEGDRELGEFILRSGRCMFCGLCAQVCPVDAITMSKEYELSVQDRDGLVYTKTELATIGGQTPSWWDDVIEPPVNAAAK; this comes from the coding sequence ATGTTCGAAGAAGTCAAAGGGTTCGGAGTCACACTCAAGCGCTCCGTGATGCCGAAGCTGACGATTCAGTATCCCGACGAAAAGCGGGATATGGCTCCACGGTTCCGCGGAATCCCGTCGCTTCGCGCCGATCCTGACACCGGCGAGGCGTTGTGTGTCGCTTGCGGACTTTGCGCGCGCATCTGCCCCACGTCGTGCCTCGAGATGAACGTGATTCCATCCGAGGAAGGCGACCGTGAGCTGGGCGAGTTCATCTTGCGTTCCGGGCGGTGCATGTTCTGCGGGCTTTGCGCGCAGGTTTGCCCAGTGGACGCAATCACCATGAGCAAGGAGTACGAGCTCTCGGTCCAGGATCGCGATGGGCTCGTTTACACCAAGACCGAGCTGGCAACGATCGGCGGCCAAACCCCGAGTTGGTGGGACGATGTGATCGAGCCCCCAGTGAACGCGGCCGCAAAGTAA
- a CDS encoding aldehyde dehydrogenase family protein: MTRKFPIYLAGEWVESDDPIEIVNPYNGEVIGVTYLASAAQLNQAVEAAERAFSHTSKQPVFERVSILDALAAKMKEHRDHIASLIALEAGKPIRDAEVEADRGIFTIQVASEEAKRIGGEVMPLDLLPSSKGRFGVVRRFPIGPVAGISPFNFPLNLALHKIAPAIASGNPIVLKPPSKDPLVMLFVAKLLDEIGLVPGALSVLPMNRDVGNAMVEDPRFKLLSFTGSPDVGWEMKKNAGMKKVVLELGGNAGVIVDQDADLAFAAQRVRVGAFAYAGQVCISVQRVFIHEAVYDEFVKLLVAETKKVKLGDPLDRETDLGPMIDDKAAARSQKWIEDAVARGATVLTGGKAEGRFMQPTIIENAPPDAFVCSREAFAPLVTVFKVPSFGKAVEAVNDSIYGLQAGVFTNNLERALYAFENIEAGGVVMNDIPTYRIDHMPYGGVKSSGLSREGIRYTIEDMTEMRLLVINRLESQRVID, translated from the coding sequence ATGACCAGGAAGTTTCCAATCTATCTTGCCGGCGAGTGGGTCGAATCGGATGATCCCATCGAGATCGTGAATCCCTACAACGGCGAGGTGATCGGCGTTACGTATCTGGCATCGGCCGCCCAGCTTAACCAGGCGGTCGAGGCGGCCGAACGCGCTTTTTCGCACACAAGCAAGCAGCCAGTGTTCGAGCGTGTCAGCATCCTTGATGCGCTGGCGGCGAAGATGAAGGAGCATCGCGACCACATCGCGTCATTGATCGCGCTCGAAGCTGGCAAGCCGATCCGTGACGCGGAGGTGGAGGCCGATCGTGGCATCTTCACGATTCAGGTCGCGTCAGAAGAAGCGAAGCGGATCGGGGGAGAGGTGATGCCGCTCGATCTCCTGCCGTCGTCCAAGGGACGTTTCGGAGTCGTCCGACGCTTCCCGATTGGACCGGTTGCAGGAATCTCGCCGTTCAACTTTCCCCTGAACCTCGCCCTGCACAAGATCGCACCCGCGATCGCCTCCGGAAACCCGATCGTGCTGAAGCCGCCCTCCAAGGACCCGTTGGTGATGCTTTTCGTCGCCAAGCTGTTGGACGAGATTGGACTCGTTCCCGGCGCGTTGAGCGTGCTGCCAATGAACCGGGACGTCGGCAACGCGATGGTCGAGGACCCGCGCTTCAAGCTTCTGTCGTTTACTGGCTCGCCTGATGTTGGCTGGGAGATGAAGAAGAATGCGGGCATGAAGAAGGTCGTGCTCGAACTGGGCGGAAACGCAGGAGTGATCGTCGACCAGGACGCCGATCTCGCATTCGCCGCGCAGCGCGTGCGCGTGGGCGCGTTTGCCTATGCCGGCCAGGTCTGCATCTCGGTGCAGCGCGTCTTCATTCACGAAGCCGTGTACGACGAGTTCGTGAAACTGCTCGTTGCCGAGACGAAAAAGGTGAAACTGGGTGATCCGCTCGATCGCGAGACCGACCTTGGCCCGATGATCGACGACAAGGCGGCCGCTCGAAGCCAGAAATGGATCGAGGACGCGGTTGCGCGCGGCGCCACGGTGCTAACAGGCGGCAAGGCCGAAGGTCGATTCATGCAGCCCACCATCATCGAGAATGCCCCGCCGGATGCATTCGTCTGCTCACGGGAGGCCTTTGCGCCGCTCGTCACGGTGTTCAAGGTTCCGTCGTTCGGAAAAGCGGTCGAGGCCGTGAACGACTCGATCTACGGTCTGCAGGCCGGCGTTTTCACCAACAATCTGGAACGAGCGTTGTATGCCTTCGAGAACATCGAGGCGGGTGGTGTGGTGATGAACGACATCCCCACCTATCGCATCGATCACATGCCATATGGCGGCGTGAAATCTTCCGGACTGAGCCGCGAGGGCATTCGGTATACGATCGAGGACATGACCGAAATGCGATTGTTGGTCATCAACCGGCTCGAGAGTCAGCGCGTGATCGACTGA
- a CDS encoding DUF2200 domain-containing protein, with protein MKKHRIYTMPFARVYPEYVAKAERKGRTKGEVDEIIEWLTGYDDASLNEVLEQGTDIETFIADAPALNPSRSQITGVVCGVRVEDIEEETMREIRYLDKLIDELAKGKPMDKILRQPAG; from the coding sequence ATGAAAAAGCACCGGATCTACACGATGCCGTTTGCCAGGGTCTATCCGGAATACGTCGCCAAGGCCGAACGCAAGGGACGCACAAAGGGCGAGGTCGACGAGATCATCGAGTGGCTCACCGGTTACGACGACGCGTCCCTGAACGAGGTTCTGGAGCAGGGAACCGACATCGAAACCTTCATCGCCGATGCGCCCGCGCTGAACCCATCGCGCAGCCAGATCACAGGTGTTGTCTGTGGCGTACGCGTCGAAGATATCGAGGAAGAAACGATGCGCGAGATTCGCTATCTCGACAAATTGATCGACGAGCTCGCCAAAGGCAAGCCGATGGACAAGATCCTCCGGCAACCCGCTGGATAG
- a CDS encoding deoxyribonuclease IV codes for MLELGSHVSASGGVDKAIGRATALEMTSFQIFTKNANQWNAKPLDPVVIERIRDGIAANPQITTVVAHDSYLINLASPDDAAWEKSIAALQTELERCDQLGIPFLVSHPGAHMGTGVDAGTARVAHAINIIHERLPNGACSLAIETTAGQGSTLGRTFEEIAQIIDGVEDKQRISVCFDTCHVFAAGYDIRTEATYQTTMETFDEIIGLGRLQVLHLNDSAKEFGSYRDRHAHIGEGFIGRDAFQFLLRDDRLQGRPGILETPKDDDVTEDLMNLTTLRGLA; via the coding sequence GTGTTGGAACTCGGGTCACATGTTTCCGCCAGTGGCGGCGTCGACAAGGCAATCGGGCGCGCCACCGCCCTGGAAATGACCTCGTTTCAGATCTTCACAAAGAACGCTAACCAGTGGAATGCCAAACCGCTCGACCCGGTGGTCATCGAGCGGATTCGCGACGGGATTGCCGCGAATCCGCAGATCACTACCGTGGTCGCCCACGACTCGTATCTCATCAACCTGGCGTCACCGGATGACGCTGCCTGGGAGAAGTCGATTGCGGCGCTCCAGACCGAACTCGAACGCTGCGACCAGTTGGGAATCCCATTTCTTGTATCACATCCCGGGGCGCACATGGGAACCGGCGTCGATGCGGGCACAGCGCGTGTAGCGCACGCCATCAATATCATTCACGAGCGCCTGCCGAATGGAGCCTGCTCACTCGCGATCGAAACGACCGCCGGTCAGGGCTCGACGCTCGGGCGCACCTTCGAGGAAATCGCCCAGATCATCGATGGAGTAGAAGACAAGCAGCGCATATCGGTCTGTTTCGACACGTGTCATGTGTTCGCCGCTGGGTATGACATCCGAACCGAAGCCACATACCAGACCACCATGGAGACGTTCGATGAAATCATCGGACTCGGGCGTCTTCAGGTGCTGCATCTGAACGATTCCGCCAAGGAATTTGGCTCGTACCGGGACCGGCATGCGCACATCGGTGAGGGGTTCATCGGAAGGGATGCGTTCCAGTTCCTCTTGCGGGACGATCGGTTGCAGGGTCGGCCGGGCATTCTCGAAACACCCAAGGACGATGACGTCACCGAAGACCTGATGAACCTGACAACTCTGCGCGGTTTGGCGTAA
- a CDS encoding glycosyltransferase family 2 protein yields MSLDQTRQSGVATPPSQTVVIPAYNESFRIADSLREILQYLHEQQYRSDVLLVDDGSTDGTASVARTVAREFGNLEVQTIPHGGKAAAVLWGLEHARGDLILFADADLATPITYLEPFRAEVASGADVVIGSREGETASRIGEPEFRHLMGRGFNALVRLLLLPGIHDTQCGFKMFTASARDMILPRLRLYRGSNGELSSPKVTAFDVELLVVARRLGLGIAIVPVNWTYGEQSKVNPIGDTLTNFSDVAHVKWNDLRGRYK; encoded by the coding sequence TTGAGTCTCGACCAAACCAGACAATCAGGGGTCGCCACACCTCCCTCACAGACGGTCGTCATCCCGGCCTACAACGAGTCCTTCCGCATCGCAGATTCCCTGCGCGAGATCCTTCAGTACCTACACGAACAGCAATACCGATCGGACGTCCTGTTGGTCGATGATGGCAGCACGGATGGAACCGCGTCGGTTGCCCGAACAGTGGCGCGGGAGTTCGGCAATCTCGAAGTGCAGACGATCCCGCACGGGGGCAAGGCCGCCGCTGTTCTCTGGGGACTGGAACATGCCAGGGGTGACCTGATTCTCTTCGCGGACGCCGACCTCGCGACCCCAATCACCTATCTGGAGCCGTTTCGGGCGGAGGTGGCATCCGGCGCCGATGTGGTCATCGGATCGCGCGAGGGTGAAACAGCGTCCCGAATTGGCGAACCTGAGTTCCGCCACCTGATGGGCCGTGGGTTCAACGCACTCGTTCGTCTGTTGCTCCTTCCCGGCATCCACGACACGCAATGCGGGTTCAAGATGTTCACAGCGTCCGCGCGCGACATGATCCTGCCTCGTCTGCGGCTCTATCGGGGTTCGAATGGTGAACTCTCGTCACCCAAGGTGACTGCCTTCGACGTGGAGCTCCTGGTGGTCGCGCGGCGTCTCGGGTTGGGGATCGCCATTGTGCCGGTCAACTGGACCTATGGCGAACAGAGCAAAGTCAATCCGATTGGCGACACATTGACCAACTTCTCGGATGTGGCGCACGTCAAGTGGAACGATCTTCGCGGCCGCTACAAATAG
- a CDS encoding response regulator transcription factor, whose amino-acid sequence MSRTRLLIVDDHPLFRAGVRGGLEGYPDLQVIGEAASAAAALDAVDTSLPELVLLDAQLRSDSSLELTKQLKRRHPQILVILMTRTEDDEQLFQAIRSGAAAYISKEIELEDLVRVLRKVALGEYLINESVLSRPHVASRVLHQFQELSVLDESADGVFSPLTPREIEILDYVAQGNSNKEIAFQLGISDQTVKNHITSILRKLAVNDRTQAVIFALRHGWIKLDEPGEPEPRLRAVR is encoded by the coding sequence GTGTCACGCACGCGACTTCTCATCGTCGACGATCATCCCCTCTTTCGTGCGGGCGTACGCGGTGGGCTCGAGGGGTACCCGGACTTGCAGGTGATCGGTGAGGCAGCGTCAGCGGCGGCTGCGCTCGACGCTGTCGACACTTCCCTTCCGGAACTCGTGCTGCTCGATGCGCAGCTCCGTTCCGACAGCTCTCTCGAGCTTACGAAGCAACTGAAGCGTCGTCATCCGCAGATTCTGGTCATCCTCATGACAAGAACGGAGGACGATGAGCAGCTCTTCCAGGCCATACGCTCGGGCGCGGCCGCCTACATCTCGAAAGAGATCGAGCTCGAAGATCTCGTGCGCGTGCTTCGCAAGGTTGCGCTGGGTGAATATCTCATCAACGAGAGCGTTCTTTCCCGTCCGCATGTCGCATCGCGTGTGCTCCACCAGTTCCAGGAACTCTCGGTGCTGGACGAATCAGCGGATGGCGTCTTTTCTCCGCTGACCCCGCGCGAGATCGAGATTCTCGATTATGTCGCGCAAGGCAACAGCAACAAAGAGATTGCGTTCCAGCTCGGAATCTCCGATCAGACGGTCAAGAACCACATCACCTCGATCCTGCGAAAACTGGCCGTCAACGACCGAACGCAAGCGGTCATCTTTGCCTTGCGGCACGGATGGATCAAGCTCGACGAGCCAGGCGAGCCCGAGCCAAGATTGCGGGCTGTCCGCTAG
- a CDS encoding SDR family NAD(P)-dependent oxidoreductase codes for MPGQRLQNRVAVVTGAGSGIGRAISAALAADGAVVVATDIDADLARDTANAIGGAHALRLDVTSSESAREVAHQVEREIGPIEILANNAGVSTMGPIWELTEEEWDFNFDVNAKGVFLVTQAVLPGMMTRRCGSIVNTASMAGKKAPKLLAHYAASKWACIGFTKSAANELGEFGIRVNCVCPGYVATSMQERELIWESEKRGMTVEAVIAEYVSQTPLGRLQTAEDVARVVAYLASDDAEFLTGAAIDITGGAHL; via the coding sequence ATGCCCGGACAGCGTTTGCAGAATCGTGTCGCGGTTGTGACCGGGGCGGGCAGCGGCATCGGCCGAGCGATCTCAGCTGCATTGGCAGCCGACGGCGCGGTCGTGGTTGCCACCGATATCGATGCAGATCTTGCGCGCGATACTGCCAATGCGATCGGTGGCGCTCACGCGCTGCGGCTCGATGTCACTTCGAGCGAATCCGCGCGAGAAGTCGCTCACCAGGTGGAACGCGAGATTGGACCCATCGAAATCCTGGCCAACAATGCGGGCGTCTCGACCATGGGCCCGATCTGGGAGTTGACCGAGGAGGAATGGGACTTCAACTTCGACGTCAATGCGAAGGGTGTTTTCCTGGTCACGCAGGCGGTGCTGCCCGGGATGATGACTCGACGATGCGGTTCCATCGTGAACACAGCCTCGATGGCCGGCAAGAAGGCGCCGAAACTGCTGGCGCACTACGCTGCGTCCAAGTGGGCCTGCATTGGCTTCACCAAGTCCGCCGCGAACGAGCTGGGTGAGTTCGGCATTCGCGTGAACTGCGTTTGCCCTGGCTATGTCGCGACATCGATGCAAGAGCGGGAATTGATCTGGGAGAGCGAAAAGCGGGGGATGACCGTGGAGGCGGTGATCGCCGAATACGTCAGCCAGACCCCGCTCGGCCGACTGCAAACCGCAGAGGATGTTGCTCGGGTAGTGGCATATCTTGCGTCAGACGACGCCGAGTTTCTGACCGGTGCTGCGATCGACATCACCGGCGGCGCGCATCTCTAG